A portion of the Microlunatus phosphovorus NM-1 genome contains these proteins:
- a CDS encoding Na+/H+ antiporter subunit A → MTLLIAVHFAVACLAPLLVRALRARAFFVLAAVPAVAFGWLVAQASVIVPGESLEWFTPWIPALGVDLSYRMATLQWVLALLVTGVGALVLFYCRWYFPEPDIPARTGGLLLAFAGAMLGLVTADDLILLYVFWELTTVFSYLLVGHSPTRSANRRAALNALIVTTFGGLAMLIGIIMIGVGAGTFSISTVLADPARLGDGPLAIAAILLLLVGAITKSAQVPFHFWLPGAMAAPTPVSAYLHAAAMVKAGVYLVALLAPVFADLPGWRPVVLTLGAATMIIGAWRALRQHDIKLLLAFGTVSQLGFLMAMCGLGTRSAMLAGVAMIVSHALFKAALFLVVGVVDRATGTRDIRKLSGLAKRLPAAAAAATVAALSMAAVPPLIGFTAKEAAFESLVYLLPDGDQTGIPPLPALLLLCALVTGSALTVAYTLRFLWGAFATKDQAEPTEVKTEPVGFVVAPVILAAACLVGGFAGPGLTRVLDPLAATAEVGKESHGIALWHGVTIPLLMSAVALAGGVTLFLARGWFAHVQRTFPRSREAEEVYQSVMRGLDRTAVEVTARTQRGSLPIYLGTILLVLVVLANGVLLRMPEWPAALRLWDTPGQLLVGATMIVVAVLAATTRGRVKAIMLVGVTGYGTALMFLLHGAPDLALTQILVETVTVVVFVLVARKLPKYFTDEPLHSSRWWRLVIAIGVGCTVVAAVYLAAGARVAAPISKAFYDAAYTFGYGKNIVNVTLVDIRSWDTMGEISVLVVAATGVASLIFLHRRYTEIEAPSGASRPFRRIIRQPAPRAANSTQGPMTWLRGTEQLSPIKRSIIFEVITRLLFPVMILVSLFFLFSGHNNPGGGFAGGLVAGMALMIRYLAGGRHELDEAAPVDAGWVLGAGLLTSGLAMIAPLLVGGRIGQSFEIEIHGPYVSYLPTPWGEVTLLGEIHLVTSVFFDIGVYLVVIGVMLDLARSLGAGIDQHEEEDRTPALENAGPRAEAAALLTRSAERSRAAERAGYAGSSGAVESEAGTP, encoded by the coding sequence GTGACCCTTCTCATCGCCGTGCACTTCGCGGTGGCGTGTCTCGCGCCGCTGCTGGTGCGAGCGCTGCGCGCCCGGGCGTTCTTCGTCCTCGCCGCCGTGCCGGCGGTGGCGTTCGGCTGGCTGGTCGCCCAGGCATCCGTGATCGTCCCGGGCGAGTCGCTGGAGTGGTTCACCCCGTGGATCCCGGCCCTCGGCGTCGACCTGTCCTACCGGATGGCGACCCTGCAGTGGGTGCTGGCGCTGCTGGTCACCGGGGTCGGTGCGCTGGTGTTGTTCTACTGCCGCTGGTATTTCCCCGAGCCGGACATCCCGGCCCGCACCGGTGGACTGCTGCTGGCCTTCGCCGGCGCCATGCTCGGCTTGGTCACCGCCGACGACCTGATCCTGCTGTACGTGTTCTGGGAGCTGACGACCGTCTTCTCCTATCTGCTGGTCGGCCACAGCCCGACCCGGTCCGCCAACCGCCGTGCCGCCCTGAACGCCCTGATCGTGACCACCTTCGGCGGACTGGCCATGTTGATCGGCATCATCATGATCGGCGTCGGCGCGGGCACGTTCTCGATCTCGACCGTGCTCGCCGACCCGGCTCGACTGGGCGACGGACCGCTGGCGATCGCTGCGATCCTGTTGCTGCTGGTCGGCGCGATCACCAAATCCGCCCAGGTGCCGTTCCACTTCTGGCTGCCGGGCGCGATGGCGGCACCGACCCCGGTGAGCGCCTATCTGCACGCCGCGGCCATGGTGAAGGCGGGCGTCTACCTGGTCGCGCTGCTGGCGCCGGTCTTCGCCGACCTGCCCGGCTGGCGGCCGGTGGTGCTCACCCTGGGCGCGGCGACCATGATCATCGGCGCCTGGCGGGCGCTGCGGCAGCACGACATCAAGCTGCTGCTCGCCTTCGGCACGGTCAGCCAGCTCGGCTTCTTGATGGCCATGTGCGGACTCGGCACTCGGTCGGCCATGCTGGCCGGAGTCGCCATGATCGTCTCGCACGCCCTGTTCAAGGCGGCGCTGTTCCTGGTCGTCGGCGTGGTCGACCGCGCCACCGGCACTCGCGACATCCGCAAGCTCTCCGGCCTGGCCAAGCGGCTGCCCGCGGCGGCCGCCGCTGCCACGGTGGCCGCGCTGTCGATGGCCGCCGTGCCGCCGCTGATCGGATTCACGGCCAAGGAGGCCGCGTTCGAGTCGCTGGTCTATCTGCTGCCCGACGGGGACCAGACCGGGATCCCGCCGCTACCGGCGCTGCTCCTGCTTTGTGCCCTGGTCACGGGCTCGGCGCTGACCGTCGCGTACACGCTCCGTTTCCTGTGGGGCGCCTTCGCCACCAAGGATCAGGCAGAGCCGACGGAGGTGAAGACCGAGCCGGTCGGATTCGTCGTGGCGCCGGTGATCCTGGCGGCCGCCTGCCTGGTCGGTGGATTCGCCGGGCCGGGTCTGACCCGGGTGTTGGACCCGCTGGCGGCGACCGCGGAGGTCGGCAAAGAGAGCCACGGCATCGCCTTGTGGCACGGCGTCACCATCCCGCTGCTGATGTCGGCGGTCGCGCTGGCCGGTGGCGTGACGTTGTTCCTCGCCCGGGGCTGGTTCGCCCACGTGCAGCGGACCTTCCCGCGGTCCCGGGAGGCCGAGGAGGTCTACCAGTCCGTCATGCGCGGCCTCGACCGCACGGCCGTCGAGGTCACCGCCCGGACGCAGCGTGGTTCGCTGCCCATCTATCTCGGCACGATCCTGCTGGTGCTGGTCGTGCTGGCCAACGGCGTGCTGTTGCGGATGCCCGAGTGGCCGGCCGCGCTGCGGCTGTGGGACACGCCGGGACAGCTGCTGGTCGGCGCGACCATGATCGTCGTGGCCGTCCTCGCAGCCACCACCCGCGGTCGGGTGAAGGCGATCATGCTGGTGGGCGTCACCGGTTACGGCACGGCGCTGATGTTCCTGCTGCATGGCGCGCCCGATCTGGCGCTTACTCAGATCCTGGTCGAGACCGTCACCGTGGTGGTGTTCGTGCTGGTCGCGCGCAAGCTGCCGAAGTACTTCACCGACGAGCCGCTGCACTCCTCCCGCTGGTGGCGGCTGGTGATCGCGATCGGCGTCGGCTGCACGGTGGTGGCGGCGGTCTATCTCGCGGCCGGTGCTCGGGTGGCGGCGCCGATCTCGAAGGCGTTCTACGATGCCGCGTACACCTTCGGCTACGGCAAGAACATCGTCAACGTCACGCTGGTCGACATTCGTTCCTGGGACACCATGGGCGAGATCTCGGTGCTCGTGGTCGCCGCCACCGGGGTGGCCAGCCTGATCTTCCTGCACCGCCGCTACACCGAGATCGAGGCGCCGTCCGGCGCCAGCCGGCCATTCCGACGGATCATCCGCCAACCCGCACCACGCGCGGCCAACAGCACCCAGGGGCCGATGACCTGGCTCCGCGGCACCGAGCAGCTCTCGCCGATCAAGCGGTCGATCATCTTCGAGGTGATCACTCGGTTGCTGTTCCCGGTGATGATCCTGGTGTCGCTGTTCTTCCTGTTCAGCGGGCACAACAATCCCGGCGGCGGATTCGCCGGCGGACTGGTCGCCGGCATGGCTTTGATGATCCGCTATCTCGCCGGCGGCCGGCACGAGCTCGACGAGGCCGCGCCGGTCGATGCGGGCTGGGTGCTCGGTGCCGGACTGCTCACCTCGGGCCTGGCGATGATCGCACCGCTGCTGGTGGGCGGCCGGATCGGGCAGAGCTTCGAGATCGAGATCCATGGTCCCTACGTGAGCTATCTGCCCACCCCGTGGGGAGAGGTCACGCTGCTGGGCGAGATCCACCTGGTGACCTCGGTGTTCTTCGACATCGGCGTCTATCTGGTGGTGATCGGGGTCATGCTCGACCTGGCGCGCAGCCTCGGTGCCGGCATCGACCAGCATGAGGAGGAGGACCGTACGCCGGCTCTGGAGAACGCCGGACCACGAGCCGAGGCCGCGGCACTGCTCACTCGGAGCGCGGAACGGTCCCGGGCCGCCGAACGCGCGGGCTATGCCGGGTCTTCCGGGGCGGTCGAGTCGGAGGCGGGGACACCATGA
- a CDS encoding nucleoside-diphosphate kinase has protein sequence MSAAEVREAVDQRFPGSDDDIARGRRDAPAGNEFVVFSKPELGRLSGADLEKVWDLLASLLDTYGVTVHQTLILTGPELESSGAMADHYGVINKISRLGRSALTEATEQALSEQYADELAGGALVLGGHQFLDAYPEFSPYALGVLFANQTVGRLGPGSYAVAASVDGQPVIILNGFHPRQLSFFTAEDTVCAFLRCSSDTAWQSLRGDLIGTTDPSKADPASIRGTLFADPAAFGLATVSYNFNGVHMSAGPLEGLVELTRFFGGSLADYSFSSVLADAGFDADGIAALAENPTLEAGGERGSAFDLTEGVDAGAAATLLAGASSVD, from the coding sequence ATGAGTGCAGCAGAGGTACGCGAAGCGGTCGATCAGCGATTTCCGGGTTCGGACGATGACATCGCTCGCGGCCGCCGAGACGCACCTGCGGGCAACGAGTTCGTAGTCTTCAGCAAGCCCGAGCTCGGCCGGCTGTCCGGTGCCGATCTGGAGAAGGTCTGGGACCTGCTCGCTTCCCTGCTGGACACGTACGGCGTGACGGTGCACCAGACGCTGATCCTGACCGGCCCCGAGCTGGAGTCCAGCGGCGCGATGGCCGACCACTACGGCGTCATCAACAAGATCTCCCGGCTCGGCCGCTCTGCGCTCACCGAGGCAACCGAACAGGCCCTGAGCGAGCAGTATGCCGACGAGCTGGCCGGTGGCGCTCTCGTGCTCGGGGGGCACCAGTTCCTGGACGCGTATCCGGAGTTCAGCCCGTACGCGCTCGGGGTGCTGTTCGCCAATCAGACGGTCGGACGGCTCGGTCCGGGCAGCTACGCCGTGGCAGCCTCGGTCGATGGGCAGCCGGTGATCATCTTGAACGGCTTCCATCCGCGGCAGTTGAGCTTCTTCACCGCCGAGGACACCGTCTGCGCCTTCCTGCGGTGCAGCAGCGACACCGCGTGGCAGTCGCTGCGCGGTGACCTGATCGGCACCACCGATCCGTCGAAGGCGGATCCGGCGTCGATCCGCGGCACCCTCTTCGCCGATCCCGCGGCCTTCGGGCTGGCGACCGTCTCGTACAACTTCAACGGCGTGCACATGTCGGCCGGCCCCCTGGAGGGCCTGGTCGAGCTGACCCGGTTCTTCGGCGGCTCACTGGCTGATTACAGCTTCTCCTCGGTGTTGGCCGACGCGGGCTTCGATGCCGACGGAATCGCCGCCCTGGCAGAGAATCCGACGTTAGAGGCCGGTGGCGAGCGTGGCTCGGCCTTCGACCTGACCGAGGGCGTCGACGCGGGCGCCGCGGCGACGCTGCTGGCTGGCGCGAGCTCGGTGGACTGA
- a CDS encoding arylsulfatase: MAEQPNILIIWGDDIGQSNLSCYSDGLMGYRTPNIDRIAEEGVRFTDYYGEQSCTAGRAAFITGQNPYRTGLTKVGMPGADIGLRAEDPTIATALKEQGYATGQFGKNHFGDRDEFLPTAHGFDEFFGNLYHLNAEEEPEQYDYPTEEEIPGFREKFGPRGVIKSWANEDGTQRIEDTGPLTKKRMETCDEEFRDATVDFIQRQTAADKPFFVWFNSTHMHFRTHPKPESKGRAGRWQSDYHDTMVDHDEIVGDLLNCLDELGIADNTIVMYSTDNGPHMNSWPDAGMTPFRNEKNSNWEGAYRVPALVRWPGHIPPDTVLNGIVSHNDWFVTLLAAAGEPDIAAKLKAGTELAGTSYRVHLDGHNQLPYVTGEVEESPRRHFFYVSDDGDLTALRFDNWKIVFMEQRAPGTLNVWLEPYTILRAPKVFNLRTDPYERADITSNTYFDWVFDHVWLFVPAQAYVARMIASLAEYPPRQAPASFNLDRVMKKLQAGVPSS, from the coding sequence ATGGCGGAGCAGCCGAACATTCTGATCATCTGGGGCGATGACATCGGACAGAGCAACCTCAGTTGCTACAGCGACGGGTTGATGGGCTACCGCACCCCCAACATCGACCGGATCGCCGAAGAGGGAGTCCGGTTCACCGACTACTACGGCGAGCAGAGCTGCACGGCCGGTCGGGCCGCCTTCATCACCGGCCAGAACCCTTACCGCACCGGGCTGACCAAGGTCGGCATGCCGGGCGCCGATATCGGACTGCGGGCCGAGGACCCCACCATCGCGACCGCGCTCAAGGAACAGGGCTACGCGACCGGCCAGTTCGGCAAGAACCACTTCGGCGATCGGGACGAATTCTTGCCGACCGCACACGGCTTCGACGAGTTCTTCGGCAACCTCTACCACCTCAATGCCGAGGAGGAGCCGGAGCAGTACGACTATCCGACCGAGGAGGAGATCCCCGGTTTCCGGGAGAAGTTCGGACCGCGCGGCGTGATCAAGTCCTGGGCCAACGAGGACGGCACGCAGCGGATCGAAGACACCGGACCGCTCACCAAGAAGCGGATGGAAACCTGCGACGAGGAGTTCCGCGACGCGACCGTCGACTTCATCCAGCGCCAGACGGCCGCCGACAAGCCGTTCTTCGTCTGGTTCAACTCCACCCACATGCACTTCCGCACCCACCCGAAGCCCGAGAGCAAGGGGCGAGCGGGACGGTGGCAGTCCGACTACCACGACACGATGGTCGACCACGACGAGATCGTCGGCGACCTGCTGAACTGCCTGGACGAACTGGGCATCGCCGACAACACGATCGTGATGTACTCCACCGACAACGGCCCGCACATGAACAGCTGGCCCGACGCCGGCATGACCCCGTTCCGGAACGAGAAGAACTCCAACTGGGAGGGCGCCTATCGGGTCCCAGCGCTGGTCCGATGGCCCGGTCACATCCCGCCGGACACGGTGCTCAACGGCATCGTCAGTCACAACGACTGGTTCGTCACGCTGCTGGCCGCCGCCGGCGAACCAGACATCGCTGCCAAGCTCAAGGCGGGCACCGAGCTCGCTGGCACCAGCTACCGGGTGCATCTGGACGGCCACAACCAGCTCCCGTATGTCACCGGTGAGGTCGAAGAGAGTCCGCGGCGGCACTTCTTCTACGTCTCCGACGACGGGGATCTCACTGCGCTGCGCTTCGACAACTGGAAGATCGTGTTCATGGAGCAGCGGGCACCCGGCACACTGAATGTGTGGCTCGAGCCCTACACGATCCTGCGTGCGCCGAAGGTCTTCAACCTGCGCACCGACCCGTACGAACGGGCGGACATCACCTCCAACACCTACTTCGACTGGGTCTTCGACCACGTCTGGCTGTTCGTGCCTGCGCAGGCGTACGTGGCGCGGATGATCGCCAGTCTGGCCGAGTACCCGCCGCGGCAGGCCCCGGCCAGCTTCAATCTCGATCGGGTGATGAAGAAGCTCCAGGCGGGTGTGCCGAGTTCATGA
- a CDS encoding formylglycine-generating enzyme family protein, with amino-acid sequence MTGLEQAAEIAGGTFTMGSDRHYPEEAPTHRVRVDGFRIQRSAVTNAEFAAFVTATGYLTVAERPLDPADFPGAPAENLVAGSMVFTPTPGPVDLRHLSQWWMWVPGASWRHPLGPGSDLTELADHPVVHIAYEDAAAYANWCGAALPTEAQWEYAARGGLAGAAFTWGDAARPDGRLMANTWDGPDFPWRSTGESGWLRTAPVGSFPANGYGLHDMAGNVWEWTQDWWTSRHPEDAAKPCCVPVNPRGGEISDSFDPRQPQFAIPRKVIKGGSHLCADSYCLRYRPAARRPQPVDTGMSHIGFRCVWPATDEPEEPS; translated from the coding sequence ATGACCGGGCTCGAGCAGGCCGCCGAGATCGCCGGTGGCACGTTCACGATGGGCTCCGACCGGCACTACCCGGAGGAGGCACCCACCCACCGGGTGCGGGTGGACGGGTTCCGGATTCAGCGATCTGCGGTGACGAACGCGGAGTTCGCCGCATTCGTCACCGCCACCGGCTATCTGACGGTGGCCGAGCGACCGCTGGACCCGGCCGATTTTCCCGGCGCACCTGCAGAGAACCTGGTGGCGGGCTCGATGGTCTTCACCCCGACGCCCGGACCGGTCGATCTGCGCCACCTCAGCCAATGGTGGATGTGGGTACCGGGCGCCTCCTGGCGACACCCGCTCGGCCCGGGATCCGACCTGACGGAGCTGGCCGATCACCCGGTGGTGCACATCGCGTACGAGGATGCGGCCGCGTACGCGAACTGGTGCGGCGCGGCGCTGCCCACCGAGGCCCAGTGGGAGTACGCGGCCCGCGGCGGGCTGGCCGGTGCCGCGTTCACCTGGGGCGACGCGGCCCGCCCGGATGGCCGGCTGATGGCCAACACCTGGGACGGACCCGATTTCCCCTGGCGGTCGACCGGGGAGTCGGGCTGGCTGCGTACCGCTCCGGTGGGCAGCTTCCCGGCCAACGGATACGGCCTGCACGACATGGCGGGGAACGTGTGGGAGTGGACCCAGGACTGGTGGACGTCGCGACACCCCGAGGACGCCGCGAAGCCGTGCTGTGTGCCGGTCAACCCGCGCGGCGGCGAGATCTCCGACAGCTTCGACCCGCGGCAGCCGCAGTTCGCGATCCCGCGGAAGGTGATCAAGGGTGGCTCGCACCTGTGCGCCGACAGCTACTGCCTGCGTTACCGGCCGGCCGCGCGCCGACCACAGCCGGTCGACACTGGCATGAGCCACATCGGCTTCCGCTGCGTCTGGCCGGCCACCGATGAGCCCGAAGAGCCGTCGTGA
- a CDS encoding HAD family hydrolase, whose protein sequence is MSEAILPSWRPSPTRDALLAFLQAAEAVAVSDRVAYFDNDGTLWCERPTYVQYDFFADELRRRTAVDPAVAERPEFAAVLAGDSARIAELGLPRIAIALADLFAGLTPEEFTDRVRDFAGRMSHPVLGRRLADLRYLPMLELIDELRQREFTVGIVTGGGADFLRAISAELYEVAPELVVGTLIEHELGRTAAGAPELRRTTRLIGGANEGPAKVTNIQTQLGRRPLLAAGNSAGDADMLDWALAGPGPGLALLVDHDDSAREFAYASESATLTESESITALAARRGWTVASMATDWESVFPAGPVGH, encoded by the coding sequence ATGAGCGAAGCGATACTGCCGTCCTGGCGACCGAGCCCCACTCGGGATGCGCTGCTGGCATTCCTGCAGGCAGCCGAGGCGGTCGCGGTGTCGGATCGAGTCGCGTACTTCGACAACGACGGCACCTTGTGGTGCGAGCGGCCGACGTACGTCCAGTACGACTTCTTCGCCGACGAGCTCCGACGCCGCACCGCAGTCGATCCCGCTGTGGCCGAGCGGCCCGAGTTCGCGGCCGTGCTGGCCGGTGACTCGGCCCGGATCGCCGAGCTCGGGCTGCCGCGCATCGCCATCGCCCTGGCCGATCTGTTCGCAGGTCTCACCCCCGAGGAGTTCACCGACCGGGTCCGCGACTTCGCCGGTCGGATGAGCCACCCGGTGCTCGGGCGTCGCCTGGCCGATCTGCGCTATCTCCCGATGCTCGAGCTGATCGACGAGCTCCGTCAGCGCGAGTTCACGGTGGGCATCGTGACCGGCGGCGGCGCGGACTTCCTGCGAGCGATCAGTGCTGAGCTGTACGAGGTCGCGCCGGAGCTGGTGGTCGGCACTCTGATCGAGCATGAGCTCGGCCGGACTGCGGCGGGAGCACCCGAGCTACGGAGGACGACTCGGCTGATCGGCGGGGCGAACGAGGGCCCGGCCAAGGTGACGAACATCCAGACTCAGCTCGGTCGGCGCCCGTTGCTGGCGGCCGGCAACTCCGCCGGCGATGCCGACATGCTCGACTGGGCGCTCGCCGGACCTGGACCAGGACTAGCGCTGCTGGTCGACCACGACGACAGTGCTCGGGAGTTCGCCTACGCCAGCGAGTCGGCGACCCTGACGGAGTCGGAGTCCATCACCGCGCTGGCCGCGCGCCGCGGCTGGACGGTGGCAAGCATGGCCACTGACTGGGAGTCGGTGTTCCCCGCAGGCCCAGTCGGGCACTGA
- a CDS encoding DUF4233 domain-containing protein, with protein MGRRGGSYALPNTNPMRVVMLTLLLFEVVVFGLAVPVMILVSGVPAGTAFAAGGVGALLAVTAAGLLRKPVGYLIGWITQPVGILLGLFTPAMYAIGAIFAGLWVLSFVLGRRLEQQTAARAS; from the coding sequence GTGGGTCGGCGGGGAGGGAGTTACGCGCTGCCGAACACCAACCCGATGCGGGTGGTGATGCTCACCCTCCTGCTCTTCGAGGTGGTCGTGTTCGGCCTGGCCGTGCCGGTGATGATCTTGGTATCCGGCGTACCCGCCGGGACCGCCTTTGCCGCCGGGGGTGTCGGGGCGCTGTTGGCCGTGACCGCGGCCGGTCTGCTGCGCAAACCGGTCGGCTATCTGATCGGCTGGATCACCCAACCGGTGGGCATCCTGCTCGGGTTGTTCACTCCCGCCATGTACGCGATCGGCGCCATCTTCGCCGGGCTCTGGGTGCTGTCTTTCGTGCTGGGCCGGCGGCTGGAGCAGCAGACCGCGGCCCGCGCTTCCTGA
- a CDS encoding bifunctional folylpolyglutamate synthase/dihydrofolate synthase produces the protein MSQTPTLSPDASHAEIVAALTRRWPEHRIAPSLGRITALTELLGDPQRAYPVIHLTGTNGKGSTAAMIDALLRAAGLRTGRFSSPHVMSVTERIALNGEPISEDRFDEIYRELEPYIELVDDRQIDGVAMTFFEIITAMAYAAFADAPVDVAIVEVGLGGSWDATNVADGDVAVITPIDIDHAHLLGETTTEIAREKAGIIKPGAQAILAGQPIEAAHVLLERCAEVGALAQREGLEFGVLERMPAVGGQLLRLNAAEGPVGDIFLPLYGSHQAANAAQALAAVEAFLGMKALDPEVVREGFATVAMPGRMEVVRRSPTVVLDAAHNPHGARAAAAAVTEAFEFTPLIGVIGAMADKDVRGVLEIWSGVMQQVVVTQVASTSRGMPAEELAVLAAEVFGAERVTVAPRLDDAIETAVTLAESDGVGAPGVLVTGSVVLVGEARTLLVHQDADQEGTPEPDSTDDWDARDADLVDAHLTGETVEGETLADPEADDDDPFADDSDDDAHDHDSWDER, from the coding sequence ATGTCGCAGACACCCACGCTTTCCCCCGATGCCTCGCACGCCGAGATCGTCGCCGCCCTCACCCGACGCTGGCCCGAGCACCGGATCGCGCCGAGCCTGGGCCGAATCACGGCGCTGACCGAGTTGCTCGGCGACCCTCAACGGGCCTATCCGGTCATCCATCTCACCGGCACCAACGGCAAGGGCAGCACCGCGGCGATGATCGACGCTCTGCTGCGGGCCGCCGGGCTGCGGACGGGACGCTTCTCCAGTCCGCACGTGATGTCAGTGACCGAGCGGATCGCGCTGAACGGCGAGCCGATCTCCGAGGACCGCTTCGACGAGATCTATCGCGAGCTGGAGCCTTACATCGAGCTGGTGGACGACCGCCAGATCGACGGCGTCGCGATGACCTTCTTCGAGATCATCACCGCGATGGCGTACGCGGCCTTCGCCGATGCCCCGGTCGACGTGGCCATCGTCGAGGTCGGGCTCGGTGGCAGCTGGGACGCGACGAATGTCGCCGACGGCGACGTCGCAGTGATCACTCCGATCGACATCGACCACGCACACCTGCTCGGCGAGACCACCACCGAGATCGCCCGAGAGAAGGCCGGCATCATCAAGCCGGGCGCGCAGGCCATCCTGGCCGGCCAGCCGATCGAGGCGGCGCACGTGCTGCTCGAGCGATGCGCGGAGGTCGGGGCGCTGGCGCAGCGCGAAGGCCTGGAGTTCGGTGTGCTGGAACGGATGCCTGCCGTCGGTGGTCAACTGCTCCGGCTCAATGCCGCCGAGGGCCCGGTCGGTGACATCTTCCTGCCGCTGTACGGCTCCCACCAGGCGGCCAACGCGGCCCAGGCTCTGGCGGCGGTCGAGGCGTTTCTGGGCATGAAGGCGCTCGACCCGGAGGTTGTCCGGGAGGGTTTCGCGACCGTCGCGATGCCCGGCCGGATGGAGGTCGTACGCCGTTCGCCGACCGTCGTGCTGGATGCCGCGCACAACCCGCACGGCGCCCGAGCGGCCGCCGCGGCCGTGACCGAGGCGTTCGAGTTCACGCCGCTGATCGGGGTCATCGGTGCGATGGCCGACAAGGATGTCCGTGGCGTCCTCGAGATCTGGTCGGGGGTCATGCAGCAGGTCGTGGTGACTCAGGTCGCCTCCACCAGCCGTGGGATGCCCGCCGAGGAACTGGCCGTGCTGGCCGCGGAGGTGTTCGGGGCCGAGCGGGTGACCGTCGCTCCGCGACTCGACGACGCCATCGAGACGGCGGTGACCCTGGCTGAGTCCGACGGCGTCGGCGCCCCTGGCGTCCTCGTCACCGGATCCGTCGTGCTGGTCGGGGAGGCAAGGACCCTGCTGGTCCATCAGGACGCGGATCAGGAGGGCACCCCAGAGCCGGACTCGACCGACGACTGGGACGCGCGGGATGCGGACCTGGTCGACGCGCACCTGACCGGGGAGACCGTCGAGGGCGAGACCCTGGCCGATCCCGAGGCCGACGATGACGATCCTTTCGCCGATGATTCCGACGACGATGCGCACGATCACGACAGTTGGGACGAGCGATGA
- a CDS encoding ABC transporter substrate-binding protein, with protein sequence MPRRSPRSSPTPTGIQFEKVAELQPDLIIGIYSGMTKSDYEKLSKLAPTIAPLKEYEEWGVPWDAQATVVGQALGRPQQMTVLVADAKKRVQAVKDANPEFAGKTALAATPWEGVFVYGSQDPRCRLLADLGFSLPADLDKVTKSAWGGDLSDESVELLDVDALVWLVEGNGRKDIEANKAYTSLAVHKEGREIFTKPGDGVYEAFSLMTVLSIGYLVEELGPRLAAAVDGNPSTSTEKS encoded by the coding sequence CTGCCGCGCCGGAGCCCAAGGTCCTCACCGACACCGACGGGGATCCAGTTCGAGAAGGTCGCCGAGCTACAGCCGGACCTGATCATCGGGATCTACTCCGGGATGACGAAGAGCGACTACGAGAAGCTCAGCAAGCTCGCGCCGACGATCGCGCCCTTGAAGGAGTACGAGGAATGGGGCGTCCCATGGGACGCTCAGGCCACCGTCGTGGGCCAGGCGCTGGGCCGGCCTCAGCAGATGACCGTCCTGGTTGCGGACGCCAAGAAGCGGGTTCAGGCCGTCAAGGACGCCAACCCGGAGTTCGCCGGCAAGACCGCCCTGGCCGCCACTCCTTGGGAGGGCGTGTTCGTGTACGGGTCGCAGGATCCGAGGTGCCGGCTGCTCGCTGACCTCGGCTTCAGCCTGCCCGCTGATCTGGACAAGGTGACCAAGAGCGCCTGGGGTGGTGACCTCAGCGATGAGAGTGTCGAGTTGCTCGACGTGGATGCCTTGGTCTGGCTGGTGGAGGGCAACGGCCGCAAGGACATCGAGGCAAACAAGGCCTACACCTCACTCGCGGTGCACAAGGAGGGCCGCGAGATCTTCACCAAGCCCGGTGACGGTGTATACGAGGCCTTCTCGCTGATGACGGTGCTGAGCATCGGTTATCTGGTGGAGGAGCTGGGTCCGCGTCTGGCGGCTGCGGTGGACGGGAATCCGAGCACCTCGACAGAGAAGTCGTAG